The sequence below is a genomic window from Acidilobus saccharovorans 345-15.
CTCCCTGGGCATGAGCCCCAGGACCTTCACCCTGTCCTCAACCCCGAAGCCCCTGAGCGACTCCACGAGGTCCCTCATGAGCATGCCGTCGCCGACCACGTAAAACCTAGCCCTGGGGAGCTTCCTGGCCACCAGGGATGCCACCTTGGCTATCTCAAGGGGGTTTTTCCTCGGCGACAGCCTGGATGTTATAACTATGGCCGGGTCCCCGTCAAGGTGGGACCAGGTGGCCATCTCCCTCCACGAGTCGACGTCTATGCAGTTATGTATTACGTCCGCCGGCCTCCCGCTGATCCTTGAGACGTCCTCGGCCGCGGCCCTTGACACGCCCACCAGGAGGGTGGGCCACTTGAGCGCGTACTTGAGGGACAGCCTGCCCAGGCCCTTCAGGGAGCCGCTGAGGAGCGAGTGGTTAGTGAGCACTGACGGCACGCCGGTTCCCCCGCTGGCTATCATTGAGGTCATGAGGCCCAGCACTGAGGTCACGCCGTGGGCGTGAACTACGTCGACCGCGTTCCTCTTGACGAAGAGCGACGCCTTCGCTATTACAAGCGGGTCATAGGTGACGTCGTCCTTGGCCAGGAGGCGGGTCCCGATCCAGTAGACCAGGTAGCCGTCGCCCTTGACGAGGCCCGGCGGGCCCCTGTAGGAGCTGTTCTCATGAGTTACAACCATCACCTCGTGGCCCAGCCTGCCCAGGGCCTTGGACAGCTCGCTTATGCTGGTCTCGACCCCTCCAACTCTTGGAGGGAACCAGTCGCTGACCATTGCAATTCTCAGCGTCTCCAACTCCCTGCGCCCCTGGCCTGCCTGAGCACGCGGTAGCTCCCGGTCACGACAAGCACAATAATGCCCGCTATGCTTGGCATCACCGTGTCCACAAGCCTGATGGACACCAGGAACAGGACAGCTAGCCCCACGGGATACCCCATGAACTTCAGCGCACCTATGACCCCTAAGTCAAGGAAGCCCAGGGCCGCCGGGGTCGGCGCCGCGGACGTGACCCTGAGGATGACGTAAAGCAATATAAGGTCAAAGAGCGCAAGGTAGAGGCCGCTCATGAGGGCCACGAGCCACACCTTAATGACGTCTATGGCTATTATGGCAGAGCTCACGGCCAGGTAAGTTGCCATAAGCCTTCGGTCCCTGGACAGGAGCCTGAAGGCCTTGACCAGGTCCCTGACGGCTGACTTAACCGTCATGCCCTGGGGCTGGCCCGCCGCCACTGCTACAAGGGTGAGGGCCGCGGCGCCGAGCGCGTAGTGCCTTATTATCACAGCCAACAGCAGAAACGAAATTATTAGGCCCTCGGCGACCCACTCGACGGCAGCCGCCGCCATAACTGACGTCCTCTTGCCCTCCTTGACGTCAAGGTATGCTATTCTGAACGCCTCCTGGGCCGCCTTGCCCGCCGGGAGCAGGTTGCCCAGGGGAAAGCTGGCCACTATTGCGCCGAGCGACTGAAGGTAGCTGACCCTGACGCCCAGGTACTTTAGCCCGGCCCTCCACCTCAGGGCCCAGAGCAGCGTAAGAACAACGTTTATCAGCGATCCCACTAGGACGGCGTAGCCCACCTCCTTAAGGTCGCTGAGTAGCGCCGTCAGCGAGAGGTCTAGCAAGGCGCTGTCCTCAAGTACATTGAGCAGGGGGTCCTAGGATTAAAGCCTAAGCTGGCCTCAGGGGACCTGACGCCTTTTAGTCCTCAAGTGTACCTGCCGCCGTTGATTCCAATTACCTGGCCGGTTATGTTGAGCGAGAGGGCTGGGTCGGCCAGGAAGTAGATGACCTCGGCCACCTCCTCGGGCTTTATTATCCTTCCCAGCGGGTGCATCTGCTCCACCTCCCGCCTTCTCCTTGGGTCGTTGAGTATGTCAGCCACCATGTCGGTCTCCACGAAGCTGGGCGCAACCGCGTTGACCCTTATGCCGTACTTCGCCAGCTCCACCGCGAGCCTCTTGGTGAGCTCAATTACGCCGCCCTTGGCAGTGCAGTAGGCCACGCTGGCCAGCACGTTCCCGGTCTGGCCAGCTATGCTTGCCAGGTTAACCACGGAGGCCCAGCTGGCCCTTCTCAGCAGGTCAAGGAGAGCCTTTGTGACCAGGAAGGGCCCCGTGAGGTCCACGTCCAGCACCTCCTTCCACCTCTCCGGGGTCAGACCCTCGAAGTCGTTGTAGTCAATTATGCCAGCGTTGTTTACGAGGACGTTAACGTAGGGCACCCTGCCGGAGAGCTCCTGGGCGAACTTGGACACGGACTCCCAGCTGGAGACGTCAACGCTGTAGTAGAGGACGCTGCGGGCCCCCTGCGCCCTGGCGTCTGAGGCAGTGCGCTCCGCCGCGTCCTGCCTGCTCCTGTAGGTGAACACGACGTTGAAGCCCGCCCTGGCGAACCTGAGCACGGTGGCCCTGCCTATGCCCCTGTCGCCGCCGGTGACGACAACATACCTCTCCTCCAAGGCGACCACCTCGCCGGCTCAGCGCGATGCCTGGAAAATAAAGCGCGGTCAGAGCGACAGGTGCAGGACCTTGAATATCATGTAGATGCCCACCAGCACTATTATTATTCCATATGCCCTCTGGAGCGTCTTCTTAGGCGCCTTAACGGCCAGCGACGTGCCCAGGAAGCCCCCTCCTACGCCGCCAAGCACGTAGAGCAGCGAGATTATGAACAGGGTGTCGCCGTAAACAGCGTACTCAAGGCCGCCGGCCATGCCGAAGGTTCCGACGCTGAGCAGCGAGGTGCCTATGGCCCTGGTGATGCAGAGGCCTGAGGAGAACATGAGGGCGGGCACTATCAGGAACCCCCCTCCTATGCCGAAGTAGCCGCTTATCAGGCCAACCACGAACCCGAATATGGCCACGAGGCTGGCCACCTTAGCGGTCAGCTTGGGGCACCTGGAGTAGGCCTCAACAACCCTGCTTACCTCCTCGTGGGTCCCGGCCTTGGCGGCGTTCCTGAAGAACCCTATGTAGACGCCGAGGACTATCATTGCTATGGCGAAGTACAGCAGCAGCCTTCCGCCCGGCGTTATGTGCCCCAGGTAGGTGCCCAGGAGGGCGCCGACCACTCCGACGCCCGCGAATATGCCTCCAACCTTAGGGGAGACGTTCCTCTTCTTGAGGTGCATGTAGGAGTTTATGTAGGCGTTCATGCCCACTGCAAGGTCTGTCGTTCCAAGGGCTATGTGTGCCGCGTTAGGTATGCTGCTGAGTCCGACGAAGTAGAGCAGCAATGGGACTGCGAGTATGGAGCCTCCCCCACCTATGAGGCCCAGCGAGAACCCCACCACTACGCCTGAGATCACCGAGAGTATGTATTGCAGCATCGTTACGTGTATCATACTCTCACGCCCCACAGCTATTTACTTGTTTTCAGTATAGTTAACCTGTAAGACAGAAGCTTTATAAGTGTTTATCTTTTAATTAAATATATCCGGGCTGTCGTTCAGATGATGTCAAGCTTCTTGAG
It includes:
- a CDS encoding glycosyltransferase family 4 protein, with translation METLRIAMVSDWFPPRVGGVETSISELSKALGRLGHEVMVVTHENSSYRGPPGLVKGDGYLVYWIGTRLLAKDDVTYDPLVIAKASLFVKRNAVDVVHAHGVTSVLGLMTSMIASGGTGVPSVLTNHSLLSGSLKGLGRLSLKYALKWPTLLVGVSRAAAEDVSRISGRPADVIHNCIDVDSWREMATWSHLDGDPAIVITSRLSPRKNPLEIAKVASLVARKLPRARFYVVGDGMLMRDLVESLRGFGVEDRVKVLGLMPRERVAQLLSGADAFVLTSYRESFGIAVLEAMALGVPPLVYSSPGVLDLVEDGRSGIIADGPEAMADAIVRVASDEGLRRDLARGAEDRARLFDCSIIARRYVEEYRRAEEVKCSDDRRFLAYRLYRALTGDPVKEGEWCRGRKWEYHERSADGIVPVVRRGAGRPAVHEH
- a CDS encoding lysylphosphatidylglycerol synthase domain-containing protein; translation: MLDLSLTALLSDLKEVGYAVLVGSLINVVLTLLWALRWRAGLKYLGVRVSYLQSLGAIVASFPLGNLLPAGKAAQEAFRIAYLDVKEGKRTSVMAAAAVEWVAEGLIISFLLLAVIIRHYALGAAALTLVAVAAGQPQGMTVKSAVRDLVKAFRLLSRDRRLMATYLAVSSAIIAIDVIKVWLVALMSGLYLALFDLILLYVILRVTSAAPTPAALGFLDLGVIGALKFMGYPVGLAVLFLVSIRLVDTVMPSIAGIIVLVVTGSYRVLRQARGAGSWRR
- a CDS encoding SDR family NAD(P)-dependent oxidoreductase, which codes for MVALEERYVVVTGGDRGIGRATVLRFARAGFNVVFTYRSRQDAAERTASDARAQGARSVLYYSVDVSSWESVSKFAQELSGRVPYVNVLVNNAGIIDYNDFEGLTPERWKEVLDVDLTGPFLVTKALLDLLRRASWASVVNLASIAGQTGNVLASVAYCTAKGGVIELTKRLAVELAKYGIRVNAVAPSFVETDMVADILNDPRRRREVEQMHPLGRIIKPEEVAEVIYFLADPALSLNITGQVIGINGGRYT
- a CDS encoding sulfite exporter TauE/SafE family protein gives rise to the protein MIHVTMLQYILSVISGVVVGFSLGLIGGGGSILAVPLLLYFVGLSSIPNAAHIALGTTDLAVGMNAYINSYMHLKKRNVSPKVGGIFAGVGVVGALLGTYLGHITPGGRLLLYFAIAMIVLGVYIGFFRNAAKAGTHEEVSRVVEAYSRCPKLTAKVASLVAIFGFVVGLISGYFGIGGGFLIVPALMFSSGLCITRAIGTSLLSVGTFGMAGGLEYAVYGDTLFIISLLYVLGGVGGGFLGTSLAVKAPKKTLQRAYGIIIVLVGIYMIFKVLHLSL